The following are from one region of the Lineus longissimus chromosome 19, tnLinLong1.2, whole genome shotgun sequence genome:
- the LOC135502729 gene encoding glutamate-rich protein 3-like isoform X4 produces MSHIDAGPLSTYNSLMDKHLAGYFSNSKMRRHLKKSGLITRRGEIVTQNQYRHNMAKKEHKQHVKDLLAQAIVHKTLDMERMRQVAIKKKLEEIAKIELVRRVKTDRRRQGDEDILPYLSPRPNSASQRPKTSPARGRPKDPYSRPDARLGFQEHPDYYYSYVHDDDDDDETPKPSSSRRPIYIDAEGQPISPRDEKYPKEEIDTRHLYGLDNVALREYTMTLDESKKGKAGASPYVQSQLPDDAKIPSPPRTSRSVQSAGSKRRLLRPMKQRGTLHRQEPPMTHPSRLQSLCEVTIRYHGENLQLAHEVLGDPRHEVLVEQQHCGGNTLIVYKDLLMPGTDFQFLSRRHRGYPFSLTFYVNGVMSARLSTCCEFKHTAGCKIGGKQGHFGLVAVSGGLGPCYKCQVEKQVKESQKKKKQPKPAKEEKAEPEENEEEEDTIICPVEDDEDAYGDDFEDDDDERSASAAGPMSTVASVTNGPTIDVAEDDEEYAESTLDEAKNIDVRPANSPRSAAESTRSTRSTVSSPSSSSSSSSSSDEEDYNKDYGDDFDDTESDAESTAKTESSAKVEVQSTTEGPSEVESNAETDKVDEGDTDKTIGGTTDDEQAQEIPDDDDEKDTDIVVSPRESESARESDVGTDVVEDEEEVAVPVVMVTSAVKEAAVEDETSASEVAEDGESEKAESERVVSENEASEVDEVAEEEEEEEKEEPEIVEKKKDYEDDFDDDDDDDKSSKKDKDDEKDGGAGGASGHSGDSSSDAGDDESVQEEPEDDGKKGGDEKGKASGGEHDQDEGVLSSDTEVDEKSGKVVVAADVHASDDEKVESVAESETEEKKDVAVVVTSAPESPRESMTSPKEGVTSPRESVTSPRDSSPTSSPESAVSSPREASPVLESPPAKEPEPETADETGAESDISDTEGDDADAEPDYSSTSDTESRTGTGSESDVGAYLALKSTTPTLEPVIEHPGSISTIIDNKPHVDLSSIQLNKTQVKELCEDVAERDDIQSVVVRNGKLDDKSIGKLTESILATPSEVKATR; encoded by the exons ATAACGCGCCGTGGAGAGATCGTCACCCAGAACCAGTACCGCCACAACATGGCCAAGAAGGAACACAAGCAACATGTGAAAGATCTCTTGGCGCAGGCGATCGTCCATAAGACACTCGACATGGAACGCATGCGCCAGGTCGCCATCAAGAAGAAACTCGAGGAGATCGCCAAGATTGAACTCGTCAGACGTGTCAAG ACTGATCGGCGAAGACAAGGTGATGAAGACATCCTTCCGTACCTCTCACCGCGTCCAAACTCTGCCTCCCAAAGACCGAAGACATCACCTGCTAGGGGGCGCCCAAAGGATCCGTATTCGAGGCCCGATGCTCGGCTTGGATTCCAAGAACATCCTGAC TATTATTACTCGTACgtccatgacgatgatgatgatgatgaaacaccAAAGCCG AGTTCTTCTCGGCGTCCAATCTACATCGACGCCGAGGGTCAGCCGATTAGTCCGCGTGACGAGAAATACCCCAAAGAGGAGATTGATACAAGACATCTGTATGGC CTCGACAATGTCGCACTCCGTGAGTACACAATGACCTTGGATGAGAGTAAAAAAGGTAAAGCTGGCGCGTCGCCCTATGTCCAATCACAACTTCCTGATGACGCCAAGATACCGAGTCCACCCAGGACATCACGATCAGTGCAGTCGGCCGGGAGCAAACGCCGCCTTCTTCGACCAATGAAACAAAGG GGTACTCTCCACCGCCAGGAGCCCCCCATGACGCACCCCAGCCGCCTTCAGTCCCTCTGTGAGGTCACCATCCGTTACCATGGCGAGAACCTCCAACTCGCTCACGAGGTCCTCGGCGACCCGCGTCACGAGGTCCTGGTGGAGCAGCAGCATTGTGGCGGGAACACGCTCATCGTCTACAAGGATCTGCTCATGCCGGGAA CCGACTTCCAATTCCTCTCCCGGCGTCACCGTGGTTACCCGttcagtttgacgttttacgtGAACGGAGTGATGAGTGCTCGTTTGAGCACGTGCTGCGAGTTCAAGCACACGGCCGGGTGTAAGATCGGGGGAAAACAAGGCCACTTTGGGTTGGTTGCAGTAAGCGGCGGACTTGGGCCCTGTTATAA gtGTCAGGTGGAGAAGCAAGTGAAGGaatcacagaagaagaagaaacagcCAAAACCCGCCAAAGAGGAGAAAGCGGAGCCAGAGGAGAATGAGGAAGAAG AGGATACAATTATCTGTCCGGTCGAGGACGATGAAG ATGCCTATGGCGACGATtttgaggacgacgacgatgaaaGATCGGCCTCTGCTGCTGGGCCGATGAGCACCGTGGCTTCCGTCACAAATGGTCCAACCATCGATGTCGCAGAAGATGATGAGGAGTACGCCGAGAGTACCCTGGATGAGGCGAAGAATATTGACGTCAGACCTGCAAATTCGCCTCGATCTGCCGCTGAATCAACCCGCTCGACACGTAGTACCGTCTCCAGCCCGAGCAGCTCCAGTAGCTCCAGCTCTAGTTCCGATGAGGAGGATTACAATAAAG ATTACGGAGATGACTTTGATGATACGGAATCAGACGCAGAGTCGACAGCAAAAACTGAATCGTCAGCGAAAGTGGAAGTTCAATCGACGACGGAGGGGCCGAGTGAAGTCGAGAGCAATGCCGAGACTGATAAGGTCGATGAAGGTGATACTGATAAGACTATAGGGGGCACCACTGATGATGAGCAAGCGCAGGAGATCcccgatgatgacgatgagaagGATACCGATATTGTCGTCAGTCCGCGTGAAAGTGAGTCTGCGCGTGAGAGTGACGTCGGGACTGACGTCGTCGAGGATGAAGAGGAAGTGGCTGTGCCGGTTGTCATGGTGACGTCGGCGGTAAAGGAGGCCGCGGTCGAGGACGAGACGTCTGCGTCAGAAGTTGCGGAGGATGGAGAATCAGAGAAGGCAGAGTCGGAGAGGGTGGTGTCTGAAAATGAGGCATCGGAGGTCGATGAGGTcgcggaggaggaggaggaggaggaaaaggAGGAACCGGAAATCGTTGAAAAGAAGAAAG ATTATGAAGACGACttcgatgatgacgatgacgacgataagAGTTCTAAAAAAGATAAAGATGACGAGAAAGATGGTGGTGCAGGGGGCGCTAGTGGACACAGCGGAGACAGCTCTAGCGATGCCGGGGATGACGAAAGCGTCCAGGAGGAGCCCGAGGATGATGGGAAGAAGGGAGGAGACGAGAAGGGCAAAGCGTCCGGCGGAGAACACGATCAG GATGAGGGCGTTCTCTCTTCTGACACCGAGGTGGACGAAAAATCTGGAAAGGTGGTTGTAGCGGCTGATGTCCATGCATCAGATGATG AAAAAGTAGAATCGGTAGCGGAGTCGGAAACTGAGGAGAAGAAAGACGTCGCTGTTGTTGTTACATCCGCCCCTGAATCACCACGTGAGAGCATGACCTCTCCAAAGGAGGGTGTGACATCACCACGTGAAAGTGTGACATCGCCACGTGATAGCTCTCCGACCTCTTCACCAGAGAGTGCCGTGAGTTCTCCGCGGGAAGCTAGTCCAGTACTGGAAAGTCCTCCGGCCAAGGAACCAGAACCAGAGACTGCTG ATGAGACTGGGGCAGAGTCTGATATCAGTGATACGGAGGGCGATGATGCCGATGCTGAACCAG ATTATAGCAGCACCTCGGACACAGAATCTCGCACCGGGACTGGATCTGAATCGGACGTTGGCGCATACCTGGCCTTGAAATCGACCACCCCAACACTTGAACCTGTCATTGAGCACCCGGGATCTATCTCAACGATTATTGATAATAAACCACATGTCGATCTGTCCAGCATCCAGCTCAATAAGACACAG GTAAAGGAGCTGTGTGAAGACGTCGCAGAACGTGACGACATTCAATCTGTCGTCGTCAGGAACGGCAAACTCGACGACAAGAGCATCGGGAAGCTGACCGAGTCGATCCTGGCCACGCCCTCGGAGGTCAAG GCTACACGGTAA
- the LOC135502729 gene encoding glutamate-rich protein 3-like isoform X2, translating to MSHIDAGPLSTYNSLMDKHLAGYFSNSKMRRHLKKSGLITRRGEIVTQNQYRHNMAKKEHKQHVKDLLAQAIVHKTLDMERMRQVAIKKKLEEIAKIELVRRVKTDRRRQGDEDILPYLSPRPNSASQRPKTSPARGRPKDPYSRPDARLGFQEHPDSSSRRPIYIDAEGQPISPRDEKYPKEEIDTRHLYGLDNVALREYTMTLDESKKGKAGASPYVQSQLPDDAKIPSPPRTSRSVQSAGSKRRLLRPMKQRGTLHRQEPPMTHPSRLQSLCEVTIRYHGENLQLAHEVLGDPRHEVLVEQQHCGGNTLIVYKDLLMPGTDFQFLSRRHRGYPFSLTFYVNGVMSARLSTCCEFKHTAGCKIGGKQGHFGLVAVSGGLGPCYKCQVEKQVKESQKKKKQPKPAKEEKAEPEENEEEEDTIICPVEDDEDAYGDDFEDDDDERSASAAGPMSTVASVTNGPTIDVAEDDEEYAESTLDEAKNIDVRPANSPRSAAESTRSTRSTVSSPSSSSSSSSSSDEEDYNKDYGDDFDDTESDAESTAKTESSAKVEVQSTTEGPSEVESNAETDKVDEGDTDKTIGGTTDDEQAQEIPDDDDEKDTDIVVSPRESESARESDVGTDVVEDEEEVAVPVVMVTSAVKEAAVEDETSASEVAEDGESEKAESERVVSENEASEVDEVAEEEEEEEKEEPEIVEKKKDYEDDFDDDDDDDKSSKKDKDDEKDGGAGGASGHSGDSSSDAGDDESVQEEPEDDGKKGGDEKGKASGGEHDQDEGVLSSDTEVDEKSGKVVVAADVHASDDEKVESVAESETEEKKDVAVVVTSAPESPRESMTSPKEGVTSPRESVTSPRDSSPTSSPESAVSSPREASPVLESPPAKEPEPETADETGAESDISDTEGDDADAEPDYSSTSDTESRTGTGSESDVGAYLALKSTTPTLEPVIEHPGSISTIIDNKPHVDLSSIQLNKTQVKELCEDVAERDDIQSVVVRNGKLDDKSIGKLTESILATPSEVKMLNFNLNRITPEGAKHVSTIVKERPKIQVLLLHGNPLGDDGVKEVVDAVEYLKIAAEPKPLSPVSDVGSQESTRSVESEEGTPIRSAAKDLVKGVMDDVMRSPSFQELQPGQKFELLQIDLGDTTMGNAGASHVARMIAFDTPISTLNLTGNMNIKRAGWQSISEALKHNTHLRVLTLDYTMLGDEGVEILAEALKQNTTLRTIDLEGNFISDKGGDAILDLLSVNKSIQDVTVMPGNKLSEEKQSQIKDALDARKSS from the exons ATAACGCGCCGTGGAGAGATCGTCACCCAGAACCAGTACCGCCACAACATGGCCAAGAAGGAACACAAGCAACATGTGAAAGATCTCTTGGCGCAGGCGATCGTCCATAAGACACTCGACATGGAACGCATGCGCCAGGTCGCCATCAAGAAGAAACTCGAGGAGATCGCCAAGATTGAACTCGTCAGACGTGTCAAG ACTGATCGGCGAAGACAAGGTGATGAAGACATCCTTCCGTACCTCTCACCGCGTCCAAACTCTGCCTCCCAAAGACCGAAGACATCACCTGCTAGGGGGCGCCCAAAGGATCCGTATTCGAGGCCCGATGCTCGGCTTGGATTCCAAGAACATCCTGAC AGTTCTTCTCGGCGTCCAATCTACATCGACGCCGAGGGTCAGCCGATTAGTCCGCGTGACGAGAAATACCCCAAAGAGGAGATTGATACAAGACATCTGTATGGC CTCGACAATGTCGCACTCCGTGAGTACACAATGACCTTGGATGAGAGTAAAAAAGGTAAAGCTGGCGCGTCGCCCTATGTCCAATCACAACTTCCTGATGACGCCAAGATACCGAGTCCACCCAGGACATCACGATCAGTGCAGTCGGCCGGGAGCAAACGCCGCCTTCTTCGACCAATGAAACAAAGG GGTACTCTCCACCGCCAGGAGCCCCCCATGACGCACCCCAGCCGCCTTCAGTCCCTCTGTGAGGTCACCATCCGTTACCATGGCGAGAACCTCCAACTCGCTCACGAGGTCCTCGGCGACCCGCGTCACGAGGTCCTGGTGGAGCAGCAGCATTGTGGCGGGAACACGCTCATCGTCTACAAGGATCTGCTCATGCCGGGAA CCGACTTCCAATTCCTCTCCCGGCGTCACCGTGGTTACCCGttcagtttgacgttttacgtGAACGGAGTGATGAGTGCTCGTTTGAGCACGTGCTGCGAGTTCAAGCACACGGCCGGGTGTAAGATCGGGGGAAAACAAGGCCACTTTGGGTTGGTTGCAGTAAGCGGCGGACTTGGGCCCTGTTATAA gtGTCAGGTGGAGAAGCAAGTGAAGGaatcacagaagaagaagaaacagcCAAAACCCGCCAAAGAGGAGAAAGCGGAGCCAGAGGAGAATGAGGAAGAAG AGGATACAATTATCTGTCCGGTCGAGGACGATGAAG ATGCCTATGGCGACGATtttgaggacgacgacgatgaaaGATCGGCCTCTGCTGCTGGGCCGATGAGCACCGTGGCTTCCGTCACAAATGGTCCAACCATCGATGTCGCAGAAGATGATGAGGAGTACGCCGAGAGTACCCTGGATGAGGCGAAGAATATTGACGTCAGACCTGCAAATTCGCCTCGATCTGCCGCTGAATCAACCCGCTCGACACGTAGTACCGTCTCCAGCCCGAGCAGCTCCAGTAGCTCCAGCTCTAGTTCCGATGAGGAGGATTACAATAAAG ATTACGGAGATGACTTTGATGATACGGAATCAGACGCAGAGTCGACAGCAAAAACTGAATCGTCAGCGAAAGTGGAAGTTCAATCGACGACGGAGGGGCCGAGTGAAGTCGAGAGCAATGCCGAGACTGATAAGGTCGATGAAGGTGATACTGATAAGACTATAGGGGGCACCACTGATGATGAGCAAGCGCAGGAGATCcccgatgatgacgatgagaagGATACCGATATTGTCGTCAGTCCGCGTGAAAGTGAGTCTGCGCGTGAGAGTGACGTCGGGACTGACGTCGTCGAGGATGAAGAGGAAGTGGCTGTGCCGGTTGTCATGGTGACGTCGGCGGTAAAGGAGGCCGCGGTCGAGGACGAGACGTCTGCGTCAGAAGTTGCGGAGGATGGAGAATCAGAGAAGGCAGAGTCGGAGAGGGTGGTGTCTGAAAATGAGGCATCGGAGGTCGATGAGGTcgcggaggaggaggaggaggaggaaaaggAGGAACCGGAAATCGTTGAAAAGAAGAAAG ATTATGAAGACGACttcgatgatgacgatgacgacgataagAGTTCTAAAAAAGATAAAGATGACGAGAAAGATGGTGGTGCAGGGGGCGCTAGTGGACACAGCGGAGACAGCTCTAGCGATGCCGGGGATGACGAAAGCGTCCAGGAGGAGCCCGAGGATGATGGGAAGAAGGGAGGAGACGAGAAGGGCAAAGCGTCCGGCGGAGAACACGATCAG GATGAGGGCGTTCTCTCTTCTGACACCGAGGTGGACGAAAAATCTGGAAAGGTGGTTGTAGCGGCTGATGTCCATGCATCAGATGATG AAAAAGTAGAATCGGTAGCGGAGTCGGAAACTGAGGAGAAGAAAGACGTCGCTGTTGTTGTTACATCCGCCCCTGAATCACCACGTGAGAGCATGACCTCTCCAAAGGAGGGTGTGACATCACCACGTGAAAGTGTGACATCGCCACGTGATAGCTCTCCGACCTCTTCACCAGAGAGTGCCGTGAGTTCTCCGCGGGAAGCTAGTCCAGTACTGGAAAGTCCTCCGGCCAAGGAACCAGAACCAGAGACTGCTG ATGAGACTGGGGCAGAGTCTGATATCAGTGATACGGAGGGCGATGATGCCGATGCTGAACCAG ATTATAGCAGCACCTCGGACACAGAATCTCGCACCGGGACTGGATCTGAATCGGACGTTGGCGCATACCTGGCCTTGAAATCGACCACCCCAACACTTGAACCTGTCATTGAGCACCCGGGATCTATCTCAACGATTATTGATAATAAACCACATGTCGATCTGTCCAGCATCCAGCTCAATAAGACACAG GTAAAGGAGCTGTGTGAAGACGTCGCAGAACGTGACGACATTCAATCTGTCGTCGTCAGGAACGGCAAACTCGACGACAAGAGCATCGGGAAGCTGACCGAGTCGATCCTGGCCACGCCCTCGGAGGTCAAG ATGCTTAATTTCAACCTAAATCGGATCACACCAGAGGGTGCTAAACATGTATCCACCATCGTGAAAGAGCGCCCCAAGATCCAGGTCTTGTT GCTACACGGTAATCCTCTTGGCGATGATGGCGTCAAAGAGGTCGTAGATGCTGTAGAGTACTTGAAGATCGCCGCCGAGCCGAAGCCCCTGTCACCTGTGAGTGACGTCGGGTCTCAAGAGAGCACGCGTAGCGTCGAGTCAGAAGAAGGGACACCGATACGTTCGGCTGCCAAGGATCTCGTTAAGGGCGTCATGGACGACGTGATGCGGTCACCGTCTTTCCAAGAATTACAACCGGGCCAGAAATTTGAACTGTTACAGATTGATCTCGGCGACACCACGATGGGCAATGCGGGTGCGTCACATGTGGCGCGTATGATCGCTTTTGATACGCCAATCAGCACGCTCAATCTGACGGGCAACATGAATATCAAACGGGCAGGTTGGCAGAGCATATCCGAAGCGCTAAAACACAACACACATCTCCGAGTCCTCACTTTGGACTATACCATGCTCGGGGACGAGGGGGTGGAAATTCTCGCCGAAGCCTTGAAACAAAACACCACGCTGCGTACGATAGATCTGGAGGGGAATTTCATCAGCGATAAGGGCGGTGACGCGATTCTTGATCTGTTGAGTGTCAATAAGTCTATTCAAGATGTCACGGTTATGCCCGGTAATAAATTGAGCGAGGAAAAGCAGTCACAGATCAAAGATGCGCTCGATGCGAGGAAGTCGTCGTGA
- the LOC135502729 gene encoding glutamate-rich protein 3-like isoform X3 has product MSHIDAGPLSTYNSLMDKHLAGYFSNSKMRRHLKKSGLITRRGEIVTQNQYRHNMAKKEHKQHVKDLLAQAIVHKTLDMERMRQVAIKKKLEEIAKIELVRRVKTDRRRQGDEDILPYLSPRPNSASQRPKTSPARGRPKDPYSRPDARLGFQEHPDYYYSYVHDDDDDDETPKPSSSRRPIYIDAEGQPISPRDEKYPKEEIDTRHLYGLDNVALREYTMTLDESKKGKAGASPYVQSQLPDDAKIPSPPRTSRSVQSAGSKRRLLRPMKQRGTLHRQEPPMTHPSRLQSLCEVTIRYHGENLQLAHEVLGDPRHEVLVEQQHCGGNTLIVYKDLLMPGTDFQFLSRRHRGYPFSLTFYVNGVMSARLSTCCEFKHTAGCKIGGKQGHFGLVAVSGGLGPCYKCQVEKQVKESQKKKKQPKPAKEEKAEPEENEEEEDTIICPVEDDEDYGDDFDDTESDAESTAKTESSAKVEVQSTTEGPSEVESNAETDKVDEGDTDKTIGGTTDDEQAQEIPDDDDEKDTDIVVSPRESESARESDVGTDVVEDEEEVAVPVVMVTSAVKEAAVEDETSASEVAEDGESEKAESERVVSENEASEVDEVAEEEEEEEKEEPEIVEKKKDYEDDFDDDDDDDKSSKKDKDDEKDGGAGGASGHSGDSSSDAGDDESVQEEPEDDGKKGGDEKGKASGGEHDQDEGVLSSDTEVDEKSGKVVVAADVHASDDEKVESVAESETEEKKDVAVVVTSAPESPRESMTSPKEGVTSPRESVTSPRDSSPTSSPESAVSSPREASPVLESPPAKEPEPETADETGAESDISDTEGDDADAEPDYSSTSDTESRTGTGSESDVGAYLALKSTTPTLEPVIEHPGSISTIIDNKPHVDLSSIQLNKTQVKELCEDVAERDDIQSVVVRNGKLDDKSIGKLTESILATPSEVKMLNFNLNRITPEGAKHVSTIVKERPKIQVLLLHGNPLGDDGVKEVVDAVEYLKIAAEPKPLSPVSDVGSQESTRSVESEEGTPIRSAAKDLVKGVMDDVMRSPSFQELQPGQKFELLQIDLGDTTMGNAGASHVARMIAFDTPISTLNLTGNMNIKRAGWQSISEALKHNTHLRVLTLDYTMLGDEGVEILAEALKQNTTLRTIDLEGNFISDKGGDAILDLLSVNKSIQDVTVMPGNKLSEEKQSQIKDALDARKSS; this is encoded by the exons ATAACGCGCCGTGGAGAGATCGTCACCCAGAACCAGTACCGCCACAACATGGCCAAGAAGGAACACAAGCAACATGTGAAAGATCTCTTGGCGCAGGCGATCGTCCATAAGACACTCGACATGGAACGCATGCGCCAGGTCGCCATCAAGAAGAAACTCGAGGAGATCGCCAAGATTGAACTCGTCAGACGTGTCAAG ACTGATCGGCGAAGACAAGGTGATGAAGACATCCTTCCGTACCTCTCACCGCGTCCAAACTCTGCCTCCCAAAGACCGAAGACATCACCTGCTAGGGGGCGCCCAAAGGATCCGTATTCGAGGCCCGATGCTCGGCTTGGATTCCAAGAACATCCTGAC TATTATTACTCGTACgtccatgacgatgatgatgatgatgaaacaccAAAGCCG AGTTCTTCTCGGCGTCCAATCTACATCGACGCCGAGGGTCAGCCGATTAGTCCGCGTGACGAGAAATACCCCAAAGAGGAGATTGATACAAGACATCTGTATGGC CTCGACAATGTCGCACTCCGTGAGTACACAATGACCTTGGATGAGAGTAAAAAAGGTAAAGCTGGCGCGTCGCCCTATGTCCAATCACAACTTCCTGATGACGCCAAGATACCGAGTCCACCCAGGACATCACGATCAGTGCAGTCGGCCGGGAGCAAACGCCGCCTTCTTCGACCAATGAAACAAAGG GGTACTCTCCACCGCCAGGAGCCCCCCATGACGCACCCCAGCCGCCTTCAGTCCCTCTGTGAGGTCACCATCCGTTACCATGGCGAGAACCTCCAACTCGCTCACGAGGTCCTCGGCGACCCGCGTCACGAGGTCCTGGTGGAGCAGCAGCATTGTGGCGGGAACACGCTCATCGTCTACAAGGATCTGCTCATGCCGGGAA CCGACTTCCAATTCCTCTCCCGGCGTCACCGTGGTTACCCGttcagtttgacgttttacgtGAACGGAGTGATGAGTGCTCGTTTGAGCACGTGCTGCGAGTTCAAGCACACGGCCGGGTGTAAGATCGGGGGAAAACAAGGCCACTTTGGGTTGGTTGCAGTAAGCGGCGGACTTGGGCCCTGTTATAA gtGTCAGGTGGAGAAGCAAGTGAAGGaatcacagaagaagaagaaacagcCAAAACCCGCCAAAGAGGAGAAAGCGGAGCCAGAGGAGAATGAGGAAGAAG AGGATACAATTATCTGTCCGGTCGAGGACGATGAAG ATTACGGAGATGACTTTGATGATACGGAATCAGACGCAGAGTCGACAGCAAAAACTGAATCGTCAGCGAAAGTGGAAGTTCAATCGACGACGGAGGGGCCGAGTGAAGTCGAGAGCAATGCCGAGACTGATAAGGTCGATGAAGGTGATACTGATAAGACTATAGGGGGCACCACTGATGATGAGCAAGCGCAGGAGATCcccgatgatgacgatgagaagGATACCGATATTGTCGTCAGTCCGCGTGAAAGTGAGTCTGCGCGTGAGAGTGACGTCGGGACTGACGTCGTCGAGGATGAAGAGGAAGTGGCTGTGCCGGTTGTCATGGTGACGTCGGCGGTAAAGGAGGCCGCGGTCGAGGACGAGACGTCTGCGTCAGAAGTTGCGGAGGATGGAGAATCAGAGAAGGCAGAGTCGGAGAGGGTGGTGTCTGAAAATGAGGCATCGGAGGTCGATGAGGTcgcggaggaggaggaggaggaggaaaaggAGGAACCGGAAATCGTTGAAAAGAAGAAAG ATTATGAAGACGACttcgatgatgacgatgacgacgataagAGTTCTAAAAAAGATAAAGATGACGAGAAAGATGGTGGTGCAGGGGGCGCTAGTGGACACAGCGGAGACAGCTCTAGCGATGCCGGGGATGACGAAAGCGTCCAGGAGGAGCCCGAGGATGATGGGAAGAAGGGAGGAGACGAGAAGGGCAAAGCGTCCGGCGGAGAACACGATCAG GATGAGGGCGTTCTCTCTTCTGACACCGAGGTGGACGAAAAATCTGGAAAGGTGGTTGTAGCGGCTGATGTCCATGCATCAGATGATG AAAAAGTAGAATCGGTAGCGGAGTCGGAAACTGAGGAGAAGAAAGACGTCGCTGTTGTTGTTACATCCGCCCCTGAATCACCACGTGAGAGCATGACCTCTCCAAAGGAGGGTGTGACATCACCACGTGAAAGTGTGACATCGCCACGTGATAGCTCTCCGACCTCTTCACCAGAGAGTGCCGTGAGTTCTCCGCGGGAAGCTAGTCCAGTACTGGAAAGTCCTCCGGCCAAGGAACCAGAACCAGAGACTGCTG ATGAGACTGGGGCAGAGTCTGATATCAGTGATACGGAGGGCGATGATGCCGATGCTGAACCAG ATTATAGCAGCACCTCGGACACAGAATCTCGCACCGGGACTGGATCTGAATCGGACGTTGGCGCATACCTGGCCTTGAAATCGACCACCCCAACACTTGAACCTGTCATTGAGCACCCGGGATCTATCTCAACGATTATTGATAATAAACCACATGTCGATCTGTCCAGCATCCAGCTCAATAAGACACAG GTAAAGGAGCTGTGTGAAGACGTCGCAGAACGTGACGACATTCAATCTGTCGTCGTCAGGAACGGCAAACTCGACGACAAGAGCATCGGGAAGCTGACCGAGTCGATCCTGGCCACGCCCTCGGAGGTCAAG ATGCTTAATTTCAACCTAAATCGGATCACACCAGAGGGTGCTAAACATGTATCCACCATCGTGAAAGAGCGCCCCAAGATCCAGGTCTTGTT GCTACACGGTAATCCTCTTGGCGATGATGGCGTCAAAGAGGTCGTAGATGCTGTAGAGTACTTGAAGATCGCCGCCGAGCCGAAGCCCCTGTCACCTGTGAGTGACGTCGGGTCTCAAGAGAGCACGCGTAGCGTCGAGTCAGAAGAAGGGACACCGATACGTTCGGCTGCCAAGGATCTCGTTAAGGGCGTCATGGACGACGTGATGCGGTCACCGTCTTTCCAAGAATTACAACCGGGCCAGAAATTTGAACTGTTACAGATTGATCTCGGCGACACCACGATGGGCAATGCGGGTGCGTCACATGTGGCGCGTATGATCGCTTTTGATACGCCAATCAGCACGCTCAATCTGACGGGCAACATGAATATCAAACGGGCAGGTTGGCAGAGCATATCCGAAGCGCTAAAACACAACACACATCTCCGAGTCCTCACTTTGGACTATACCATGCTCGGGGACGAGGGGGTGGAAATTCTCGCCGAAGCCTTGAAACAAAACACCACGCTGCGTACGATAGATCTGGAGGGGAATTTCATCAGCGATAAGGGCGGTGACGCGATTCTTGATCTGTTGAGTGTCAATAAGTCTATTCAAGATGTCACGGTTATGCCCGGTAATAAATTGAGCGAGGAAAAGCAGTCACAGATCAAAGATGCGCTCGATGCGAGGAAGTCGTCGTGA